The sequence TCGTGATTTGATCAAGCTATCGGCTCAATCGGGATGTTACCATCTATACGAGTCCTTGCAAACCCATCGCCCTCAAGATTTCTTGCCGGGTTAATATTAGGGGCTAGAGGTTAGGGGCTAAAAGCTGACGAATCACGAATTAAATTGAGGCGCCATCATGGCAACTTACGAAAACATCTTACAAACAATCGGCAAAACTCCATTAGTAAGATTAAACAGAATTACCAAAGACCTGCAATCTACCATTCATGCCAAAATTGAATATCTCAATCCTGGAGGCAGCACCAAAGACAGAATTGCTCTTACCATGATTGAAGCCGCCGAAAAAGCAGGTTTATTACAACCCGGCGGTACTATTATCGAAGCGACAGCAGGTAACACCGGAGTCGGATTAGCACTCATCGCCGCCGTCAAAAAATATCGGTGTATATTTGTCATGCCCGATAAGATGAGCCAAGATAAAATTAACCTCCTCAAAGCCTACGGTGCAGAAGTAGTCGTCACCCCTACATCTGTACCCCCAGATTCCCCAGAAAGTTATAATGGTGTCGCCGAAAGACTAGCCAAAGAAATTCCTGGCGCTTACAGACCAAATCAATTTGCCAACCCCAATAATCCCTTAGCACATTACTTAACTACAGGGCCAGAAATCTGGTCAGATAGTGGAGGTAAAGTAGACGTTTTTGTCGCCGGGATGGGTACAGGCGGCACAATTTCTGGAGTAGCTAAATATCTCAAAGAACAAAATCCAAATATCATTATAGTTGGTGCAGATCCAGAAGGTTCAATTCTTTCCGGAGACAGTCCCAAATCTTACAAAGTAGAAGGAATTGGTGAAGACTTTATTCCCAAAACATTTAATCGGCAATTAGTCGATGAAATGATCAGAATTAGTGATAAAGAATCATTTAATATTGCTCGCCGTCTGGCACGAGAAGAAGGCTTATTAGTAGGAGGTTCCTGCGGAACAGCAGTAGCCGCCGCCCTCACCTATGCAGCCCGATTATCAGCACCTAAATATATAGTAGTATTATTGC is a genomic window of Fortiea contorta PCC 7126 containing:
- a CDS encoding cystathionine beta-synthase, giving the protein MATYENILQTIGKTPLVRLNRITKDLQSTIHAKIEYLNPGGSTKDRIALTMIEAAEKAGLLQPGGTIIEATAGNTGVGLALIAAVKKYRCIFVMPDKMSQDKINLLKAYGAEVVVTPTSVPPDSPESYNGVAERLAKEIPGAYRPNQFANPNNPLAHYLTTGPEIWSDSGGKVDVFVAGMGTGGTISGVAKYLKEQNPNIIIVGADPEGSILSGDSPKSYKVEGIGEDFIPKTFNRQLVDEMIRISDKESFNIARRLAREEGLLVGGSCGTAVAAALTYAARLSAPKYIVVLLPDTGRNYINKIYSDVWMQENGFWEGKIIKSIKVGEILSQKTDFPSLVAVSPHDTLSQATTLLQKLNISQLPVIDDNQVVGSLNEASLMKFLHDGINFSNQNVLAVMGKPLPILDEEVDISEAYRVLLSGTTGIIIERKNVPIGLITRADLIKYWISQNQEDVRENNGI